Proteins from a single region of Pelodiscus sinensis isolate JC-2024 chromosome 29, ASM4963464v1, whole genome shotgun sequence:
- the KAT2A gene encoding histone acetyltransferase KAT2A isoform X2: MAEPEASQPGRTPPPPPPGRLRGRAGPHRGPRGLQRPGAARPEPAAAREPAQGPSAGLPRAKKLEKLGVFSACKANDACKCNGWKNPNPPTAPRMDLQQPVTNLSELCRSCGHALADHVSHLENVSEEEINRLLGMVVDVENLFMSVHKEEDTDTKQVYFYLFKLLRKCILQMSRPVVEGSLGSPPFEKPNIEQGVFNFVQYKFSHLPPKERQTMYELSKMFLLCLNYWKLETPSQFRQRSQNDDVATYKVNYTRWLCYCHVPQSCDSLPRCETTHVFGRSLLKSIFTVTRRQLLEKFRVEKDKLVPEKRTLILTHFPKFLSMLEEEIYGENSPIWESDFTMPATEGSQLVPRPAVSTVPVPSTPIFSKKLSSSSSLSSMSLDASAAEPVPAGEKRKLPESLTLEDAKRIRVMGDIPMELVNEVMLTITDPAAMLGPETSLLSANAARDETARLEERRGIIEFHVIGNALSQKSNKRILMWLVGLQNVFSHQLPRMPKEYITRLVFDPKHKTLALIKDGRVIGGICFRMFPTQGFTEIVFCAVTSNEQVKGYGTHLMNHLKEYHIKHNILYFLTYADEYAIGYFKKQGFSKDIKVPKGRYLGYIKDYEGATLMECELNPRIPYTELSHIIKKQKEIIKKLIERKQAQIRKVYPGLTCFKEGVRQIPVESIPGIRDAGWRPLGKEKGKELKDPDQLYNTLKNLLAQIKTHPSAWPFMEPVKKSEAPDYYEIIRFPIDLKTMTERLKNRYYVTKKLFIADLQRIVTNCREYNPPDSDYCKCANTLEKFFYFKLKEAGLIDK, encoded by the exons ATGGCGGAGCCGGAGGCCTCGCAGCCCGGCCGgacgccgccgccgcccccccccggccgcctccggggccgggccgggccccacAGGGGGCCCCGCGGGCTCCAGCGACCCGGCGCGGCCCGGCCTGAGCCAGCAGCAGCGCGCGAGCCAGCGCAAGGCCCAAGTGCGGGGCTTCCCCGCGCCAAGAAGCTGGAGAAGCTGGGagtgttctcggcgtgcaag GCCAACGATGCCTGCAAGTGCAACGGCTGGAAGAATCCCaacccgcccactgccccccgcaTGGACCTGCAGCAGCCTGTGACCAACCTGAGCGAGCTGTGCCGGAGCTGCGGACACGCCCTAG CTGACCACGTGTCCCACCTGGAGAACGTCTCGGAAGAAGAGATCAACCGGCTGCTGGGGATGGTGGTGGATGTGGAAAATCTCTTTATGTCGGTCCACAAAGAGGAAGACACGGACACCAAGCAAGTGTACTTCTACCTGTTCAAG CTGCTGAGGAAATGCATCCTGCAGATGAGCCGTCCCGTGGTAGAGGGGTCCCTCGGCAGCCCGCCCTTTGAGAAGCCGAACATCGAGCAG gGAGTCTTCAACTTTGTGCAGTACAAGttcagccacctgccccccaagGAGCGGCAGACCATGTACGAGCTCTCCAAGATGTTCCTGCTCTGCCTCAACTACTGGAAGCTGGAGACGCCCTCCCAGTTCCGGCAGCGCTCGCAGAACGATGACGTGGCCACCTACAAAGTCAACTACACCCG CTGGCTGTGCTACTGCCACGTGCCCCAGAGCTGCGACAGCCTCCCCCGCTGCGAGACCACCCACGTCTTCGGGCGCAGCCTGCTCAAGTCCATTTTCACCGTCACCCGCCGGCAGCTGCTGGAGAAGTTCCGGGTGGAGAAGGACAAGCTGGTGCCCGAGAAGCGGACCCTTATCCTCACCCACTTCCCCAA gtTTCTGtcgatgctggaagaggagatcTACGGGGAGAACTCGCCCATCTGGGAATCGGACTTCACCATGCCGGCCACAGAAGGCTCCCAGCTGGTCCCACGCCCAG CCGTCAGCACCGTCCCCGTGCCCAGCACCCCCATCTTCAGCAAgaagctcagcagcagcagctccctgtccTCCATGAGCCTGGATGCCAGCGCGGCAGAGCCTGTGCCAG CAGGCGAGAAGCGGAAGCTGCCGGAGAGCCTGACGCTGGAGGATGCCAAGCGGATCCGGGTCATGGGCGACATCCCCATGGAGCTGGTCAATGAGGTGATGCTGACCATCACGGACCCGGCCGCCATGCTGGGCCCAGAG ACCAGCCTGCTGTCGGCCAACGCGGCGCGGGACGAGACGGCGCGGCTGGAGGAGCGGCGCGGCATCATCGAGTTCCACGTCATCGGCAACGCGCTCTCGCAGAAATCCAACAAGCGCATCCTGATGTGGCTGGTGGGGCTGCAGAACGTCTTCTCCCACCAGCTGCCCCGCATGCCCAAGGAGTACATCACCCGCCTCGTCTTCGACCC caaacaCAAGACCCTGGCTTTGATCAAGGACGGGCGGGTGATCGGAGGAATCTGCTTCCGGATGTTCCCCACCCAGGGCTTCACGGAGATTGTCTTCTGCGCCGTCACCTCCAACGAGCAAGTGAAG GGGTACGGGACGCACCTGATGAACCACCTGAAGGAGTACCACATCAAGCACAACATCCTCTACTTCCTGACGTACGCCGACGAGTACGCCATTGGCTACTTCAAGAAGCAG GGCTTCTCCAAGGACATCAAAGTGCCCAAGGGCCGCTACCTGGGCTACATCAAGGATTACGAGGGGGCCACCCTGATGGAGTGTGAGCTCAACCCCCGCATCCCCTACACCGAGCTCTCACACATCATCAAGAAGCAGAAGGAG ATCATCAAGAAGCTGATCGAGAGGAAGCAGGCACAGATCCGCAAGGTCTACCCGGGCCTGACGTGCTTCAAGGAGGGCGTGCGGCAAATCCCCGTCGAGAGCATCCCCGGGATCC GAGACGCGGGATGGCGGCCgctggggaaggagaaagg GAAGGAGCTCAAGGACCCCGACCAGCTGTACAACACCCTGAAAAACCTCCTGGCCCAAATCAAG ACCCACCCCAGTGCCTGGCCCTTCATGGAGCCCGTGAAGAAATCCGAAGCCCCCGATTACTACGAGATCATCCGCTTCCCCATCG ACCTGAAGACGATGACCGAGCGCCTGAAGAATCGCTACTACGTCACCAAGAAGCTCTTCATCGCCGACCTGCAGCGCATCGTCACCAACTGCCGGGAGTACAACCCGCCCGACAGCGACTACTGCAAGTGCGCCAACACCCTCGAGAAGTTCTTCTACTTCAAGCTCAAGGAGGCCGGGCTCATAGACAAGTAG
- the KAT2A gene encoding histone acetyltransferase KAT2A isoform X3, protein MAEPEASQPGRTPPPPPPGRLRGRAGPHRGPRGLQRPGAARPEPAAAREPAQGPSAGLPRAKKLEKLGVFSACKANDACKCNGWKNPNPPTAPRMDLQQPVTNLSELCRSCGHALADHVSHLENVSEEEINRLLGMVVDVENLFMSVHKEEDTDTKQVYFYLFKLLRKCILQMSRPVVEGSLGSPPFEKPNIEQGVFNFVQYKFSHLPPKERQTMYELSKMFLLCLNYWKLETPSQFRQRSQNDDVATYKVNYTRWLCYCHVPQSCDSLPRCETTHVFGRSLLKSIFTVTRRQLLEKFRVEKDKLVPEKRTLILTHFPKFLSMLEEEIYGENSPIWESDFTMPATEGSQLVPRPAVSTVPVPSTPIFSKKLSSSSSLSSMSLDASAAEPVPGEKRKLPESLTLEDAKRIRVMGDIPMELVNEVMLTITDPAAMLGPETSLLSANAARDETARLEERRGIIEFHVIGNALSQKSNKRILMWLVGLQNVFSHQLPRMPKEYITRLVFDPKHKTLALIKDGRVIGGICFRMFPTQGFTEIVFCAVTSNEQVKGYGTHLMNHLKEYHIKHNILYFLTYADEYAIGYFKKQGFSKDIKVPKGRYLGYIKDYEGATLMECELNPRIPYTELSHIIKKQKEIIKKLIERKQAQIRKVYPGLTCFKEGVRQIPVESIPGIRDAGWRPLGKEKGKELKDPDQLYNTLKNLLAQIKTHPSAWPFMEPVKKSEAPDYYEIIRFPIDLKTMTERLKNRYYVTKKLFIADLQRIVTNCREYNPPDSDYCKCANTLEKFFYFKLKEAGLIDK, encoded by the exons ATGGCGGAGCCGGAGGCCTCGCAGCCCGGCCGgacgccgccgccgcccccccccggccgcctccggggccgggccgggccccacAGGGGGCCCCGCGGGCTCCAGCGACCCGGCGCGGCCCGGCCTGAGCCAGCAGCAGCGCGCGAGCCAGCGCAAGGCCCAAGTGCGGGGCTTCCCCGCGCCAAGAAGCTGGAGAAGCTGGGagtgttctcggcgtgcaag GCCAACGATGCCTGCAAGTGCAACGGCTGGAAGAATCCCaacccgcccactgccccccgcaTGGACCTGCAGCAGCCTGTGACCAACCTGAGCGAGCTGTGCCGGAGCTGCGGACACGCCCTAG CTGACCACGTGTCCCACCTGGAGAACGTCTCGGAAGAAGAGATCAACCGGCTGCTGGGGATGGTGGTGGATGTGGAAAATCTCTTTATGTCGGTCCACAAAGAGGAAGACACGGACACCAAGCAAGTGTACTTCTACCTGTTCAAG CTGCTGAGGAAATGCATCCTGCAGATGAGCCGTCCCGTGGTAGAGGGGTCCCTCGGCAGCCCGCCCTTTGAGAAGCCGAACATCGAGCAG gGAGTCTTCAACTTTGTGCAGTACAAGttcagccacctgccccccaagGAGCGGCAGACCATGTACGAGCTCTCCAAGATGTTCCTGCTCTGCCTCAACTACTGGAAGCTGGAGACGCCCTCCCAGTTCCGGCAGCGCTCGCAGAACGATGACGTGGCCACCTACAAAGTCAACTACACCCG CTGGCTGTGCTACTGCCACGTGCCCCAGAGCTGCGACAGCCTCCCCCGCTGCGAGACCACCCACGTCTTCGGGCGCAGCCTGCTCAAGTCCATTTTCACCGTCACCCGCCGGCAGCTGCTGGAGAAGTTCCGGGTGGAGAAGGACAAGCTGGTGCCCGAGAAGCGGACCCTTATCCTCACCCACTTCCCCAA gtTTCTGtcgatgctggaagaggagatcTACGGGGAGAACTCGCCCATCTGGGAATCGGACTTCACCATGCCGGCCACAGAAGGCTCCCAGCTGGTCCCACGCCCAG CCGTCAGCACCGTCCCCGTGCCCAGCACCCCCATCTTCAGCAAgaagctcagcagcagcagctccctgtccTCCATGAGCCTGGATGCCAGCGCGGCAGAGCCTGTGCCAG GCGAGAAGCGGAAGCTGCCGGAGAGCCTGACGCTGGAGGATGCCAAGCGGATCCGGGTCATGGGCGACATCCCCATGGAGCTGGTCAATGAGGTGATGCTGACCATCACGGACCCGGCCGCCATGCTGGGCCCAGAG ACCAGCCTGCTGTCGGCCAACGCGGCGCGGGACGAGACGGCGCGGCTGGAGGAGCGGCGCGGCATCATCGAGTTCCACGTCATCGGCAACGCGCTCTCGCAGAAATCCAACAAGCGCATCCTGATGTGGCTGGTGGGGCTGCAGAACGTCTTCTCCCACCAGCTGCCCCGCATGCCCAAGGAGTACATCACCCGCCTCGTCTTCGACCC caaacaCAAGACCCTGGCTTTGATCAAGGACGGGCGGGTGATCGGAGGAATCTGCTTCCGGATGTTCCCCACCCAGGGCTTCACGGAGATTGTCTTCTGCGCCGTCACCTCCAACGAGCAAGTGAAG GGGTACGGGACGCACCTGATGAACCACCTGAAGGAGTACCACATCAAGCACAACATCCTCTACTTCCTGACGTACGCCGACGAGTACGCCATTGGCTACTTCAAGAAGCAG GGCTTCTCCAAGGACATCAAAGTGCCCAAGGGCCGCTACCTGGGCTACATCAAGGATTACGAGGGGGCCACCCTGATGGAGTGTGAGCTCAACCCCCGCATCCCCTACACCGAGCTCTCACACATCATCAAGAAGCAGAAGGAG ATCATCAAGAAGCTGATCGAGAGGAAGCAGGCACAGATCCGCAAGGTCTACCCGGGCCTGACGTGCTTCAAGGAGGGCGTGCGGCAAATCCCCGTCGAGAGCATCCCCGGGATCC GAGACGCGGGATGGCGGCCgctggggaaggagaaagg GAAGGAGCTCAAGGACCCCGACCAGCTGTACAACACCCTGAAAAACCTCCTGGCCCAAATCAAG ACCCACCCCAGTGCCTGGCCCTTCATGGAGCCCGTGAAGAAATCCGAAGCCCCCGATTACTACGAGATCATCCGCTTCCCCATCG ACCTGAAGACGATGACCGAGCGCCTGAAGAATCGCTACTACGTCACCAAGAAGCTCTTCATCGCCGACCTGCAGCGCATCGTCACCAACTGCCGGGAGTACAACCCGCCCGACAGCGACTACTGCAAGTGCGCCAACACCCTCGAGAAGTTCTTCTACTTCAAGCTCAAGGAGGCCGGGCTCATAGACAAGTAG
- the KAT2A gene encoding histone acetyltransferase KAT2A isoform X1, with product MAEPEASQPGRTPPPPPPGRLRGRAGPHRGPRGLQRPGAARPEPAAAREPAQGPSAGLPRAKKLEKLGVFSACKANDACKCNGWKNPNPPTAPRMDLQQPVTNLSELCRSCGHALADHVSHLENVSEEEINRLLGMVVDVENLFMSVHKEEDTDTKQVYFYLFKLLRKCILQMSRPVVEGSLGSPPFEKPNIEQGVFNFVQYKFSHLPPKERQTMYELSKMFLLCLNYWKLETPSQFRQRSQNDDVATYKVNYTRWLCYCHVPQSCDSLPRCETTHVFGRSLLKSIFTVTRRQLLEKFRVEKDKLVPEKRTLILTHFPKFLSMLEEEIYGENSPIWESDFTMPATEGSQLVPRPAAVSTVPVPSTPIFSKKLSSSSSLSSMSLDASAAEPVPAGEKRKLPESLTLEDAKRIRVMGDIPMELVNEVMLTITDPAAMLGPETSLLSANAARDETARLEERRGIIEFHVIGNALSQKSNKRILMWLVGLQNVFSHQLPRMPKEYITRLVFDPKHKTLALIKDGRVIGGICFRMFPTQGFTEIVFCAVTSNEQVKGYGTHLMNHLKEYHIKHNILYFLTYADEYAIGYFKKQGFSKDIKVPKGRYLGYIKDYEGATLMECELNPRIPYTELSHIIKKQKEIIKKLIERKQAQIRKVYPGLTCFKEGVRQIPVESIPGIRDAGWRPLGKEKGKELKDPDQLYNTLKNLLAQIKTHPSAWPFMEPVKKSEAPDYYEIIRFPIDLKTMTERLKNRYYVTKKLFIADLQRIVTNCREYNPPDSDYCKCANTLEKFFYFKLKEAGLIDK from the exons ATGGCGGAGCCGGAGGCCTCGCAGCCCGGCCGgacgccgccgccgcccccccccggccgcctccggggccgggccgggccccacAGGGGGCCCCGCGGGCTCCAGCGACCCGGCGCGGCCCGGCCTGAGCCAGCAGCAGCGCGCGAGCCAGCGCAAGGCCCAAGTGCGGGGCTTCCCCGCGCCAAGAAGCTGGAGAAGCTGGGagtgttctcggcgtgcaag GCCAACGATGCCTGCAAGTGCAACGGCTGGAAGAATCCCaacccgcccactgccccccgcaTGGACCTGCAGCAGCCTGTGACCAACCTGAGCGAGCTGTGCCGGAGCTGCGGACACGCCCTAG CTGACCACGTGTCCCACCTGGAGAACGTCTCGGAAGAAGAGATCAACCGGCTGCTGGGGATGGTGGTGGATGTGGAAAATCTCTTTATGTCGGTCCACAAAGAGGAAGACACGGACACCAAGCAAGTGTACTTCTACCTGTTCAAG CTGCTGAGGAAATGCATCCTGCAGATGAGCCGTCCCGTGGTAGAGGGGTCCCTCGGCAGCCCGCCCTTTGAGAAGCCGAACATCGAGCAG gGAGTCTTCAACTTTGTGCAGTACAAGttcagccacctgccccccaagGAGCGGCAGACCATGTACGAGCTCTCCAAGATGTTCCTGCTCTGCCTCAACTACTGGAAGCTGGAGACGCCCTCCCAGTTCCGGCAGCGCTCGCAGAACGATGACGTGGCCACCTACAAAGTCAACTACACCCG CTGGCTGTGCTACTGCCACGTGCCCCAGAGCTGCGACAGCCTCCCCCGCTGCGAGACCACCCACGTCTTCGGGCGCAGCCTGCTCAAGTCCATTTTCACCGTCACCCGCCGGCAGCTGCTGGAGAAGTTCCGGGTGGAGAAGGACAAGCTGGTGCCCGAGAAGCGGACCCTTATCCTCACCCACTTCCCCAA gtTTCTGtcgatgctggaagaggagatcTACGGGGAGAACTCGCCCATCTGGGAATCGGACTTCACCATGCCGGCCACAGAAGGCTCCCAGCTGGTCCCACGCCCAG CAGCCGTCAGCACCGTCCCCGTGCCCAGCACCCCCATCTTCAGCAAgaagctcagcagcagcagctccctgtccTCCATGAGCCTGGATGCCAGCGCGGCAGAGCCTGTGCCAG CAGGCGAGAAGCGGAAGCTGCCGGAGAGCCTGACGCTGGAGGATGCCAAGCGGATCCGGGTCATGGGCGACATCCCCATGGAGCTGGTCAATGAGGTGATGCTGACCATCACGGACCCGGCCGCCATGCTGGGCCCAGAG ACCAGCCTGCTGTCGGCCAACGCGGCGCGGGACGAGACGGCGCGGCTGGAGGAGCGGCGCGGCATCATCGAGTTCCACGTCATCGGCAACGCGCTCTCGCAGAAATCCAACAAGCGCATCCTGATGTGGCTGGTGGGGCTGCAGAACGTCTTCTCCCACCAGCTGCCCCGCATGCCCAAGGAGTACATCACCCGCCTCGTCTTCGACCC caaacaCAAGACCCTGGCTTTGATCAAGGACGGGCGGGTGATCGGAGGAATCTGCTTCCGGATGTTCCCCACCCAGGGCTTCACGGAGATTGTCTTCTGCGCCGTCACCTCCAACGAGCAAGTGAAG GGGTACGGGACGCACCTGATGAACCACCTGAAGGAGTACCACATCAAGCACAACATCCTCTACTTCCTGACGTACGCCGACGAGTACGCCATTGGCTACTTCAAGAAGCAG GGCTTCTCCAAGGACATCAAAGTGCCCAAGGGCCGCTACCTGGGCTACATCAAGGATTACGAGGGGGCCACCCTGATGGAGTGTGAGCTCAACCCCCGCATCCCCTACACCGAGCTCTCACACATCATCAAGAAGCAGAAGGAG ATCATCAAGAAGCTGATCGAGAGGAAGCAGGCACAGATCCGCAAGGTCTACCCGGGCCTGACGTGCTTCAAGGAGGGCGTGCGGCAAATCCCCGTCGAGAGCATCCCCGGGATCC GAGACGCGGGATGGCGGCCgctggggaaggagaaagg GAAGGAGCTCAAGGACCCCGACCAGCTGTACAACACCCTGAAAAACCTCCTGGCCCAAATCAAG ACCCACCCCAGTGCCTGGCCCTTCATGGAGCCCGTGAAGAAATCCGAAGCCCCCGATTACTACGAGATCATCCGCTTCCCCATCG ACCTGAAGACGATGACCGAGCGCCTGAAGAATCGCTACTACGTCACCAAGAAGCTCTTCATCGCCGACCTGCAGCGCATCGTCACCAACTGCCGGGAGTACAACCCGCCCGACAGCGACTACTGCAAGTGCGCCAACACCCTCGAGAAGTTCTTCTACTTCAAGCTCAAGGAGGCCGGGCTCATAGACAAGTAG
- the KAT2A gene encoding histone acetyltransferase KAT2A isoform X4: MDLQQPVTNLSELCRSCGHALADHVSHLENVSEEEINRLLGMVVDVENLFMSVHKEEDTDTKQVYFYLFKLLRKCILQMSRPVVEGSLGSPPFEKPNIEQGVFNFVQYKFSHLPPKERQTMYELSKMFLLCLNYWKLETPSQFRQRSQNDDVATYKVNYTRWLCYCHVPQSCDSLPRCETTHVFGRSLLKSIFTVTRRQLLEKFRVEKDKLVPEKRTLILTHFPKFLSMLEEEIYGENSPIWESDFTMPATEGSQLVPRPAAVSTVPVPSTPIFSKKLSSSSSLSSMSLDASAAEPVPGEKRKLPESLTLEDAKRIRVMGDIPMELVNEVMLTITDPAAMLGPETSLLSANAARDETARLEERRGIIEFHVIGNALSQKSNKRILMWLVGLQNVFSHQLPRMPKEYITRLVFDPKHKTLALIKDGRVIGGICFRMFPTQGFTEIVFCAVTSNEQVKGYGTHLMNHLKEYHIKHNILYFLTYADEYAIGYFKKQGFSKDIKVPKGRYLGYIKDYEGATLMECELNPRIPYTELSHIIKKQKEIIKKLIERKQAQIRKVYPGLTCFKEGVRQIPVESIPGIRDAGWRPLGKEKGKELKDPDQLYNTLKNLLAQIKTHPSAWPFMEPVKKSEAPDYYEIIRFPIDLKTMTERLKNRYYVTKKLFIADLQRIVTNCREYNPPDSDYCKCANTLEKFFYFKLKEAGLIDK, translated from the exons aTGGACCTGCAGCAGCCTGTGACCAACCTGAGCGAGCTGTGCCGGAGCTGCGGACACGCCCTAG CTGACCACGTGTCCCACCTGGAGAACGTCTCGGAAGAAGAGATCAACCGGCTGCTGGGGATGGTGGTGGATGTGGAAAATCTCTTTATGTCGGTCCACAAAGAGGAAGACACGGACACCAAGCAAGTGTACTTCTACCTGTTCAAG CTGCTGAGGAAATGCATCCTGCAGATGAGCCGTCCCGTGGTAGAGGGGTCCCTCGGCAGCCCGCCCTTTGAGAAGCCGAACATCGAGCAG gGAGTCTTCAACTTTGTGCAGTACAAGttcagccacctgccccccaagGAGCGGCAGACCATGTACGAGCTCTCCAAGATGTTCCTGCTCTGCCTCAACTACTGGAAGCTGGAGACGCCCTCCCAGTTCCGGCAGCGCTCGCAGAACGATGACGTGGCCACCTACAAAGTCAACTACACCCG CTGGCTGTGCTACTGCCACGTGCCCCAGAGCTGCGACAGCCTCCCCCGCTGCGAGACCACCCACGTCTTCGGGCGCAGCCTGCTCAAGTCCATTTTCACCGTCACCCGCCGGCAGCTGCTGGAGAAGTTCCGGGTGGAGAAGGACAAGCTGGTGCCCGAGAAGCGGACCCTTATCCTCACCCACTTCCCCAA gtTTCTGtcgatgctggaagaggagatcTACGGGGAGAACTCGCCCATCTGGGAATCGGACTTCACCATGCCGGCCACAGAAGGCTCCCAGCTGGTCCCACGCCCAG CAGCCGTCAGCACCGTCCCCGTGCCCAGCACCCCCATCTTCAGCAAgaagctcagcagcagcagctccctgtccTCCATGAGCCTGGATGCCAGCGCGGCAGAGCCTGTGCCAG GCGAGAAGCGGAAGCTGCCGGAGAGCCTGACGCTGGAGGATGCCAAGCGGATCCGGGTCATGGGCGACATCCCCATGGAGCTGGTCAATGAGGTGATGCTGACCATCACGGACCCGGCCGCCATGCTGGGCCCAGAG ACCAGCCTGCTGTCGGCCAACGCGGCGCGGGACGAGACGGCGCGGCTGGAGGAGCGGCGCGGCATCATCGAGTTCCACGTCATCGGCAACGCGCTCTCGCAGAAATCCAACAAGCGCATCCTGATGTGGCTGGTGGGGCTGCAGAACGTCTTCTCCCACCAGCTGCCCCGCATGCCCAAGGAGTACATCACCCGCCTCGTCTTCGACCC caaacaCAAGACCCTGGCTTTGATCAAGGACGGGCGGGTGATCGGAGGAATCTGCTTCCGGATGTTCCCCACCCAGGGCTTCACGGAGATTGTCTTCTGCGCCGTCACCTCCAACGAGCAAGTGAAG GGGTACGGGACGCACCTGATGAACCACCTGAAGGAGTACCACATCAAGCACAACATCCTCTACTTCCTGACGTACGCCGACGAGTACGCCATTGGCTACTTCAAGAAGCAG GGCTTCTCCAAGGACATCAAAGTGCCCAAGGGCCGCTACCTGGGCTACATCAAGGATTACGAGGGGGCCACCCTGATGGAGTGTGAGCTCAACCCCCGCATCCCCTACACCGAGCTCTCACACATCATCAAGAAGCAGAAGGAG ATCATCAAGAAGCTGATCGAGAGGAAGCAGGCACAGATCCGCAAGGTCTACCCGGGCCTGACGTGCTTCAAGGAGGGCGTGCGGCAAATCCCCGTCGAGAGCATCCCCGGGATCC GAGACGCGGGATGGCGGCCgctggggaaggagaaagg GAAGGAGCTCAAGGACCCCGACCAGCTGTACAACACCCTGAAAAACCTCCTGGCCCAAATCAAG ACCCACCCCAGTGCCTGGCCCTTCATGGAGCCCGTGAAGAAATCCGAAGCCCCCGATTACTACGAGATCATCCGCTTCCCCATCG ACCTGAAGACGATGACCGAGCGCCTGAAGAATCGCTACTACGTCACCAAGAAGCTCTTCATCGCCGACCTGCAGCGCATCGTCACCAACTGCCGGGAGTACAACCCGCCCGACAGCGACTACTGCAAGTGCGCCAACACCCTCGAGAAGTTCTTCTACTTCAAGCTCAAGGAGGCCGGGCTCATAGACAAGTAG